The following proteins are co-located in the Gossypium hirsutum isolate 1008001.06 chromosome A02, Gossypium_hirsutum_v2.1, whole genome shotgun sequence genome:
- the LOC107952408 gene encoding uncharacterized protein, giving the protein MNEINKTLLQLLSMLQTAESSMKRVGPKPILMVRKDKNKGKLNARAKPKNNGKVKSSKGNIVFKPKGGITEEGKCFHCGKARYWKRNCPPYLEEVKKAKENRASTVGRGIVVPILKKSTFTSWVLDNSCGYHICASVHGLQRSRNLAKGDEDI; this is encoded by the coding sequence ATGAATGAAATTAATAAGACTTTGCTACAGTTACTTAGCATGTTGCAAACTGCTGAAAGTAGCATGAAAAGGGTTGGACCTAAGCCTATTCTGATGGTTCGTAAGGATAAAAATAAGGGAAAACTTAATGCTAGGGCAAAGCCTAAGAACAATGGCAAGGTTAAATCTAGCAAAGGAAATATTGTATTTAAACCTAAAGGAGGAATTACTGAGGAAGGAAAATGTTTCCATTGCGGTAAGGCCAGATATTGGAAGAGGAATTGCCCTCCCTATCTTGAAGAGGTTAAGAAGGCAAAGGAAAATAGAGCGTCCACAGTTGGAAGAGGAATTGTCGTACCTATCTTGAAGAAGTCAACGTTtacttcttgggtattagataACAGTTGTGGTTATCACATTTGTGCCTCTGTACATGGACTGCAAAGGAGTAGGAATCTGGCTAAAGGAGATGAGGACATATAA